A window of Armatimonadota bacterium contains these coding sequences:
- a CDS encoding TRAM domain-containing protein gives MAGRVAAWAGFVLGAVIGFQSVEPLAALFLPGGWPRLGAQFAAAAVVAVAGRLSAPLLWALFVRGMSRVLAWLGRVPLRDLGVALVGLAVGLLIASAVGYLLSGIPGIGGYLRLGALVVFGYLGLQFALQRREELAGMFDRSGRRVRGAPKVLDTSAIIDGRIADVVQAGFLEGTLLVPRSVLRELQSISDSTDPRRRARGRRALDVLNRLQTESQALQIVEDEGGGDVDERVVELARAHRASIVTTDFNLNRVAQLQGVRVLNINDLSGALRPVVLPGEELRVQVMREGKEAGQGVGYLEDGTMIVVEGGRGMIGTEVEVVATSVLQTAAGRMIFARPKHDGAGRRSTG, from the coding sequence CCGTGATCGGGTTCCAGTCCGTGGAGCCGTTGGCGGCGCTGTTCCTCCCGGGTGGCTGGCCCAGGCTGGGCGCGCAGTTCGCCGCGGCCGCGGTGGTCGCGGTCGCCGGCCGCCTGAGCGCGCCTTTGCTGTGGGCGCTGTTCGTCCGCGGGATGTCGCGGGTGCTCGCGTGGCTGGGACGTGTGCCGCTGCGGGATCTGGGCGTGGCGCTCGTGGGCCTCGCGGTCGGGTTGCTGATCGCCAGCGCCGTGGGATATCTGCTCTCGGGCATCCCGGGCATTGGGGGGTACCTCCGGCTGGGCGCGCTCGTGGTCTTTGGCTACCTCGGCCTGCAGTTCGCGCTGCAGCGCCGGGAGGAACTGGCCGGGATGTTCGACCGCTCCGGACGGCGGGTGCGCGGCGCGCCGAAGGTACTGGACACCAGCGCGATCATCGACGGCCGCATCGCCGACGTGGTGCAGGCGGGGTTTCTAGAAGGTACGCTGCTCGTGCCGCGTTCGGTGCTGCGGGAGTTGCAGTCGATTTCGGACTCCACCGACCCGCGGCGCCGTGCGCGGGGGCGACGCGCACTGGATGTGCTCAACCGCCTGCAGACGGAATCTCAGGCGTTGCAGATCGTAGAGGACGAAGGTGGGGGCGACGTGGACGAGCGGGTCGTCGAACTCGCGCGCGCGCATCGGGCCAGCATCGTCACGACCGACTTCAATCTGAACCGGGTGGCCCAGCTCCAGGGCGTCCGCGTGCTGAACATCAACGATCTCAGCGGTGCACTGCGGCCGGTCGTGCTCCCGGGTGAGGAACTGCGCGTGCAGGTGATGCGCGAGGGCAAGGAGGCGGGGCAGGGCGTGGGCTATCTGGAAGACGGTACGATGATCGTCGTCGAGGGCGGTCGAGGGATGATCGGGACCGAGGTCGAGGTCGTGGCCACCAGCGTTCTGCAGACGGCCGCGGGAAGGATGATCTTCGCCCGGCCGAAGCACGACGGCGCCGGACGCCGGTCGACGGGTTGA